The Acidobacteriota bacterium genome has a segment encoding these proteins:
- a CDS encoding replication-associated recombination protein A: MSLYASQAPSPLAERMRPKALGEFMGQEELLGEGKPFRRMLESGKIHSMILWGPPGVGKTTLARLMASLADVQFVSLSAVTSGLKEVRELMAEARELRAKAGRRTLLFIDEIHRFNKVQQDAFLPHVESGDIVLVGATTENPSFEVVSPLLSRCKVYVLKPLSREDIRAIVRRALSSDEFLRSRGAPLSEDGEEFLLTYANGDARTALNLLEASTETLPEGEAQISVERLREAAQSKMMLYDKAGEEHFNLISAFHKSLRNSDPDAALYWLARMLEGGEDPLYIVRRMVCVAAEDIGLADPRALTVALDAKEAVDFIGMPEGHLALSEATVYLALAPKSNSAYVAYGEAASDVRTKECGSVPLHLRNPVTGLMKGIGYGKDYRYAHDEPEGVAPMECLPENLRGREYYRPTERGLESRLRERLAEIKKIQRKGKPDGK, from the coding sequence CCTTTACGCTTCCCAAGCTCCTTCACCCCTGGCCGAGCGCATGCGCCCGAAGGCCCTCGGCGAGTTCATGGGCCAGGAAGAGCTTCTCGGTGAGGGAAAGCCCTTCCGGCGGATGCTCGAGTCGGGAAAAATTCACTCCATGATCTTGTGGGGGCCGCCGGGCGTGGGAAAGACGACTCTTGCGCGCCTCATGGCCTCGCTCGCGGACGTGCAATTCGTGTCCCTCAGCGCCGTGACCAGCGGCCTCAAGGAAGTGCGCGAGCTCATGGCGGAAGCGCGCGAGCTCCGGGCGAAGGCGGGACGGAGGACGCTTCTTTTCATCGACGAGATTCACCGCTTCAACAAGGTGCAGCAGGACGCCTTCCTGCCGCACGTCGAGTCCGGGGACATCGTCCTGGTGGGCGCCACGACGGAAAACCCCTCGTTCGAGGTGGTGTCGCCGCTTCTCTCGCGCTGCAAGGTGTACGTGCTGAAGCCGCTTTCGAGGGAAGACATCCGCGCCATCGTGCGGCGCGCGCTCTCGAGCGACGAATTTCTCCGGTCGCGCGGCGCGCCGCTCTCGGAGGACGGCGAGGAGTTTCTTCTCACCTACGCGAACGGCGACGCTCGCACGGCGCTCAACTTGCTGGAAGCGTCCACGGAAACGCTCCCGGAAGGCGAGGCGCAAATTTCCGTCGAGCGCCTGCGCGAGGCGGCGCAGAGCAAGATGATGCTCTACGACAAGGCGGGCGAGGAGCACTTCAACCTCATCTCGGCGTTCCACAAAAGCCTCCGAAACTCCGACCCCGACGCCGCGCTCTACTGGCTCGCGCGCATGCTCGAAGGGGGCGAAGACCCGCTCTACATCGTCCGCCGCATGGTGTGCGTCGCCGCGGAGGATATCGGCCTCGCCGATCCGCGGGCGCTCACGGTGGCGCTCGACGCGAAGGAGGCCGTGGACTTCATCGGCATGCCGGAAGGCCACCTGGCGCTCTCGGAGGCGACCGTTTACCTTGCGCTTGCGCCCAAAAGCAACTCCGCCTACGTCGCCTACGGCGAGGCGGCGAGCGACGTGCGCACCAAGGAGTGCGGGTCCGTGCCGCTTCATCTGCGCAATCCCGTAACTGGGCTCATGAAGGGCATTGGTTACGGCAAGGACTATCGCTACGCCCACGACGAGCCAGAGGGCGTCGCCCCCATGGAGTGCCTGCCGGAGAACCTGCGCGGGCGGGAATACTACCGCCCCACGGAGCGGGGACTGGAATCGCGCCTTCGGGAGCGCCTGGCGGAGATTAAAAAGATACAAAGGAAGGGAAAGCCCGATGGCAAATAG